Proteins from a single region of Octopus bimaculoides isolate UCB-OBI-ISO-001 chromosome 11, ASM119413v2, whole genome shotgun sequence:
- the LOC106874476 gene encoding uncharacterized protein LOC106874476, with product MTLTIISKYFEVDWWLGTILILNLLNHLTTWYMDRSLWENSFIFFISTIVMYVMRREGQQRQSCQKLSNLLVVEKSHNASVRSFNWLWQLSPCEKNIVSQVFLTPLLIGKVALRLSSVIWCNGDCFEFLWSLFKDKIEDKELEEKQDIETPSSSWIRFSPLVYKLCTHFVIVQLVAGQLQELNSESNTTKINWLTRLVPEQIMLGRIFQIILVNGFHLHSLLTRFL from the coding sequence ATGACGCTtactattatttcaaaatacttcGAAGTTGACTGGTGGCTAGGCACCATTTTGATCCTAAATCTGCTTAACCACTTAACTACATGGTATATGGACAGAAGTCTCTGGGAGAATTCGTTCATTTTCTTTATCAGTACTATCGTCATGTATGTGATGAGACGTGAAGGACAACAGCGCCAATCTTGTCAAAAGCTCTCGAATCTCCTCGTTGTTGAGAAATCCCACAATGCATCAGTTCGATCATTCAACTGGTTATGGCAACTGTCACCGTGCGAAAAAAATATAGTTTCGCAAGTATTTCTCACACCATTATTAATCGGGAAAGTGGCCTTAAGACTCAGCAGTGTAATATGGTGTAACGGTGACTGTTTCGAATTCCTATGGTCTCTCTTTAAAGATAAGATCGAAGATAAAGAATTAGAAGAAAAGCAAGACATTGAGACGCCTTCCAGTTCTTGGATTCGGTTTTCACCTTTAGTCTACAAACTTTGCACTCATTTCGTCATTGTACAGTTAGTTGCAGGACAACTACAAGAATTAAATAGCGAATCAAACACCACAAAAATAAATTGGTTGACTAGATTGGTACCCGAACAAATCATGTTGGGAAGAATTTTCCAGATAATTCTTGTCAATGGTTTCCATCTGCATTCACTACTTACACGATTTCTATAA